A single genomic interval of Natronolimnobius sp. AArcel1 harbors:
- a CDS encoding cupin domain-containing protein, whose product MGYETAAKTDPDSVVPAEAGGMWFLKDELKAESVGFTLLELEPGTEGMEHDETETGQEEIYYVLEGEIDVALTDADETVTLEAEEAIRLDPAETRQLVNSGTDTAKLVLVGGPL is encoded by the coding sequence ATGGGCTACGAAACTGCTGCAAAGACCGATCCAGATTCAGTCGTTCCCGCCGAAGCAGGTGGAATGTGGTTTCTGAAAGACGAACTCAAGGCCGAGTCAGTCGGCTTCACCCTCCTCGAACTCGAACCTGGCACGGAGGGAATGGAACACGACGAAACGGAAACCGGCCAGGAAGAGATTTACTACGTCCTCGAGGGCGAAATCGATGTGGCACTGACAGACGCAGACGAGACGGTGACACTCGAGGCCGAAGAGGCGATTCGACTCGACCCGGCAGAGACGCGCCAACTCGTCAATTCGGGGACTGACACGGCGAAACTTGTCCTCGTCGGTGGCCCGCTGTAG
- the ric gene encoding iron-sulfur cluster repair di-iron protein: MAHTTLDIDPADSLGDLVASNPASSRVFDDLGIDYCCGGDRSLATACEAGGYDLETVRGRIVAVQSDGEIEHEWETLTQLANLIVWEHHRYLRTELEPLRDLVEKVAGVHGDREPALRTVETEFAALADELDSHIADEEHRAFPLIKKLDDGVALTNEERKTLRDELEQFEADHDETGDRLERLHTLTDGYEIPDDACTSYRAMLERLAALERNTHMHVHRENNVLFPRAEALLDADGSE; encoded by the coding sequence ATGGCACATACGACACTCGATATTGATCCGGCGGATTCACTTGGTGACCTCGTCGCTTCGAACCCGGCCTCGAGCCGCGTGTTCGACGACCTCGGCATCGACTACTGCTGTGGTGGCGACCGGTCGCTCGCGACAGCCTGCGAGGCCGGCGGCTACGACCTCGAGACGGTCCGTGGTCGGATTGTGGCCGTACAGTCAGACGGCGAAATCGAACACGAATGGGAGACGCTGACGCAACTGGCGAATCTGATCGTCTGGGAGCATCATCGCTATTTGCGAACCGAACTCGAGCCGCTCAGAGATCTTGTCGAGAAAGTCGCGGGCGTCCACGGTGATCGTGAACCAGCGCTTCGAACCGTCGAAACCGAGTTTGCCGCGTTAGCTGACGAGTTGGACAGCCATATCGCCGACGAGGAACACCGCGCGTTTCCACTCATCAAGAAACTGGATGATGGCGTTGCACTAACGAACGAGGAACGAAAGACACTCCGAGACGAACTCGAGCAGTTCGAGGCCGACCACGACGAGACGGGCGACCGACTCGAGCGACTACACACCCTCACTGACGGCTACGAGATTCCGGACGATGCCTGTACGAGCTATCGGGCGATGCTCGAGCGCCTCGCTGCCCTCGAGCGTAATACCCACATGCACGTCCATCGGGAGAATAACGTGTTGTTCCCGCGTGCAGAGGCGCTGCTTGACGCCGATGGGAGTGAGTAA
- a CDS encoding HPP family protein: MGLREALQPTSSEQINLRDDLSAGTNVTLHFVLLGGLAWASGQPFLFPSLGPSAYLLATGDNPRAEGAYHVIGGHAVAALCGLIAYLVLADGLVVVDAFDQGERFSTDVARLVLSGIVAMVLTTVGMLWSNTNHPAACATTLIVALGLMSTLLEAVIIVVAVALLVWFHGVIVDRVQDFFGVEPEDPR, translated from the coding sequence ATGGGCCTTCGAGAGGCGCTGCAGCCGACGTCCAGCGAGCAGATCAATCTTCGTGATGACTTGAGTGCTGGAACGAACGTGACCCTGCACTTCGTCTTGCTCGGCGGACTCGCCTGGGCATCCGGACAGCCGTTTCTCTTTCCGAGTCTGGGACCGTCGGCGTATCTGCTCGCGACCGGCGACAATCCGCGTGCAGAGGGCGCGTATCACGTCATCGGTGGCCACGCTGTTGCGGCTCTCTGTGGATTGATCGCGTATCTGGTCCTCGCTGATGGACTCGTGGTCGTCGACGCCTTCGATCAGGGCGAGCGCTTCTCGACTGACGTCGCCCGACTCGTCTTGAGTGGCATCGTGGCGATGGTGTTGACGACGGTCGGCATGCTCTGGTCGAACACGAACCACCCGGCCGCCTGTGCAACGACTTTGATCGTCGCGCTCGGATTGATGTCGACACTGCTCGAGGCGGTAATCATCGTTGTTGCCGTTGCGTTGCTCGTCTGGTTCCACGGTGTCATCGTTGATCGGGTACAGGACTTCTTTGGTGTCGAACCGGAAGATCCACGCTGA
- a CDS encoding FxLYD domain-containing protein, which produces MTDQRTPTEQTHAEQRPYKRRSVLVGLGTATTAALAGCLEGDGVSLDGDPHYEDGDVGEIDGEPRTAEQMSAAEAVAEQETHEGVTRVDALGLTDHEFVFEDDYLGSTIQGTVENDGTSRIELVEVRVRVYNDNSDQIGRYLASTGDLSGEATWEFQVVLLESPDDIADYDITVVGTPT; this is translated from the coding sequence ATGACTGACCAGCGGACGCCCACGGAACAAACACACGCTGAACAGCGACCGTACAAACGGCGATCAGTACTGGTCGGGTTAGGAACGGCGACAACCGCCGCACTTGCAGGGTGTCTCGAGGGAGACGGCGTCTCACTCGATGGCGATCCTCACTACGAAGACGGTGACGTCGGTGAGATTGATGGCGAACCCCGCACGGCAGAACAGATGAGCGCCGCAGAAGCCGTCGCCGAACAGGAGACACACGAAGGCGTCACGCGCGTCGACGCACTCGGACTCACCGACCACGAGTTCGTCTTCGAAGACGACTATCTCGGATCAACTATCCAAGGAACAGTTGAAAACGATGGCACAAGCCGCATCGAACTCGTCGAAGTCCGCGTTCGGGTCTACAACGACAACAGCGATCAGATTGGCCGATACCTCGCGAGTACCGGCGACCTCTCCGGAGAGGCAACCTGGGAGTTTCAGGTCGTCTTGCTCGAGTCACCCGACGATATCGCTGACTACGATATCACGGTCGTTGGAACGCCGACGTGA
- a CDS encoding PspA/IM30 family protein yields MGILSRTSYVIRSKINSILNRAEDPTETLDYSYEQMRDQLQEVKRGIADLTTQKKRLEMQKRRLEDNVEKHNEQARTAVQQDREDLARRALEKKKTKMNQIEDLDRQIAELQNQQDSLIEQKDELQARIEEFRTKKETMKARYEAADASSTVSEAMTATGEEFEDVGRAIERAEEQTEDMEARAAALDELQETGAFDDVMSDKDNIDRELEELSTGSGVEAELETLKSDVGAETEPEPSTDAAAEADVESVDEDVAPEPEPAGDIDESELEDLEEEVDDSEVEAELAELKDEESN; encoded by the coding sequence ATGGGCATCCTCTCTCGGACCTCCTACGTCATCCGGTCGAAGATCAACTCCATCCTTAACCGGGCTGAGGACCCGACCGAAACGCTCGATTATTCCTACGAGCAGATGCGCGACCAACTCCAGGAGGTCAAACGCGGTATCGCCGATCTGACGACGCAGAAAAAGCGCCTCGAGATGCAAAAACGCCGTCTCGAGGATAACGTCGAGAAACACAACGAGCAGGCTCGCACGGCGGTTCAACAGGACCGCGAAGATCTGGCACGGCGAGCACTCGAGAAAAAGAAGACGAAGATGAACCAGATCGAGGACCTCGATCGCCAGATTGCGGAGCTTCAGAACCAACAGGACAGCTTGATCGAGCAAAAAGACGAACTGCAGGCTCGTATCGAGGAGTTCCGCACGAAGAAAGAAACGATGAAAGCCCGTTATGAGGCTGCCGATGCGAGTTCGACGGTTTCGGAGGCCATGACCGCGACGGGCGAGGAGTTCGAGGACGTTGGCAGAGCCATCGAACGCGCTGAAGAGCAGACCGAGGATATGGAGGCTCGCGCCGCAGCACTCGACGAACTCCAAGAAACTGGCGCGTTCGACGACGTCATGTCCGATAAGGATAACATCGACCGCGAACTCGAGGAGCTCTCAACCGGCAGCGGCGTCGAAGCCGAACTCGAGACGCTCAAATCGGATGTCGGTGCGGAGACAGAGCCCGAACCGAGCACAGACGCCGCTGCGGAGGCTGATGTCGAGTCAGTCGATGAGGATGTTGCACCTGAGCCAGAGCCCGCTGGCGACATCGACGAGAGCGAACTCGAAGACCTCGAAGAGGAGGTTGACGACTCGGAAGTCGAAGCCGAACTCGCGGAACTCAAAGACGAAGAGAGCAACTGA
- a CDS encoding dienelactone hydrolase family protein: MSNVLVPGGRDVRGTLTDPDDATALVVACPPHPQQRGSRSDSRLVAVSDALAEAGIASLRFDYGPWDDGYGECTDVQNALHWASERYDRVGLFGYSFGATLAILAAASTDYTLEAVSALAPTDKLAADLDAREALTTLECPIQVVYGERDTTVNWEPIVSHLRERTPTTDAETATVDLVPIAGDHFFVSQESTVATAVSEFFASRVGAR, translated from the coding sequence ATGAGCAACGTGCTCGTTCCCGGTGGACGCGACGTTCGAGGGACGCTCACTGATCCCGACGACGCAACGGCACTCGTCGTTGCCTGTCCGCCCCATCCCCAGCAGCGAGGGTCGCGCAGCGACTCGCGGTTGGTCGCCGTCAGCGATGCGCTCGCCGAGGCCGGTATTGCCAGTCTCAGGTTCGATTACGGCCCGTGGGACGACGGCTACGGCGAATGTACTGACGTACAGAACGCGCTCCACTGGGCGAGCGAGCGATACGACCGCGTCGGACTCTTTGGCTACAGTTTCGGCGCAACACTCGCTATTCTTGCCGCCGCGAGTACCGACTACACCCTCGAGGCTGTCTCCGCACTGGCACCGACCGACAAACTCGCTGCCGACCTCGACGCCCGCGAGGCGCTGACGACACTCGAGTGTCCGATTCAAGTGGTCTACGGCGAACGCGATACGACGGTGAACTGGGAACCGATCGTCTCCCACCTCCGCGAGCGAACACCCACAACGGACGCTGAAACAGCCACAGTAGACCTCGTTCCGATCGCAGGCGACCACTTTTTCGTCTCCCAGGAGTCCACAGTTGCGACCGCGGTGAGTGAGTTTTTCGCCTCGAGAGTCGGTGCTCGCTGA
- a CDS encoding SDR family NAD(P)-dependent oxidoreductase, producing the protein MNLLKDKVAVITGAGSGIGRATATTFADHGAAVVVADIDVDGGEATVETITEAGGEATFVETDVSDPDNAKAMIETALEEYGGLDVLYNNAAIEGPVARLEEYDNASFEQVIDVNLKGVWYGMKYGIEAMLADGGGSIISASSIGGEVAVPQYSGYGAAKAAVSHLTKYAALEYAEDGIRANAVAPGIVRTEMIERTIEEHPEMEDQFHETEPMPGLADPEEIANAVVFLASDLSSRVTGTTLPVEGGYLAQ; encoded by the coding sequence ATGAATCTACTCAAGGACAAGGTTGCAGTGATCACCGGTGCAGGATCTGGAATTGGACGAGCAACGGCGACGACGTTCGCTGACCACGGGGCGGCCGTCGTCGTAGCCGATATCGACGTCGATGGCGGCGAAGCGACCGTCGAAACGATCACCGAAGCGGGCGGCGAGGCCACGTTCGTCGAAACGGACGTCTCAGACCCCGACAACGCGAAGGCGATGATCGAAACCGCCCTCGAGGAGTACGGCGGACTGGACGTCCTCTACAACAACGCGGCTATCGAGGGGCCAGTCGCCCGACTCGAGGAGTACGACAACGCATCCTTCGAGCAGGTGATCGACGTGAATCTAAAAGGCGTCTGGTACGGGATGAAGTACGGCATCGAGGCGATGCTGGCCGATGGCGGCGGTTCGATTATCAGTGCCTCCTCGATTGGTGGCGAAGTCGCCGTCCCGCAGTACAGCGGCTACGGCGCGGCGAAAGCAGCAGTTAGCCATCTCACGAAGTACGCAGCACTCGAGTACGCCGAGGATGGTATCCGCGCGAACGCCGTCGCGCCGGGAATCGTTCGCACGGAAATGATCGAGCGGACCATCGAGGAACACCCCGAAATGGAAGACCAGTTCCACGAAACTGAGCCGATGCCGGGTCTCGCTGACCCCGAAGAAATCGCCAACGCCGTGGTCTTTCTCGCCTCGGATCTCTCCTCACGCGTGACCGGTACGACGCTTCCCGTCGAAGGCGGCTATCTCGCCCAGTAA
- a CDS encoding GNAT family N-acetyltransferase, whose protein sequence is MTDVRIMGVDEAVTRADAFDVRQTVFVEEQGVDENLEYDVHDEPDASADHFVAYDGDSEDATGEPIGAARLRESDPGIGKVERVAVLESHREDGVGRALMEKVETRARERGLDSLKLHSQTRAAPFYDLLGYDRHGEEFEEAGIPHVEMRKSV, encoded by the coding sequence ATGACTGACGTACGCATCATGGGTGTCGACGAGGCAGTCACGCGAGCGGATGCGTTCGACGTTCGACAGACGGTGTTCGTCGAGGAGCAGGGCGTTGACGAGAACCTCGAGTACGACGTACACGACGAGCCCGATGCGAGTGCGGATCATTTCGTTGCCTATGACGGCGACAGCGAGGATGCGACTGGCGAGCCAATCGGTGCCGCGCGATTGCGAGAGTCTGACCCCGGAATCGGCAAAGTCGAACGCGTTGCCGTCCTCGAGTCCCACCGCGAAGACGGTGTGGGTCGAGCGCTCATGGAGAAAGTCGAAACCCGGGCTCGAGAACGCGGCCTCGACTCGCTGAAACTCCACTCCCAGACTCGAGCAGCGCCGTTTTATGACCTGCTTGGATACGACCGTCACGGCGAGGAGTTCGAAGAGGCTGGCATCCCGCACGTCGAGATGCGAAAATCGGTCTAA
- the icd gene encoding isocitrate dehydrogenase (NADP(+)) produces the protein MSYDKIEVPDAGAKITLKEGSETELEVPDNPIIPIIYGDGVGSDVGPAAQQVLEAAAEATGREINWMRVYAGESAREKYDENLPEETVEAIKEHRVAIKGPLTTPVGAGFRSLNVGLRKLLDLYANVRPTYHLEGVPSPVKEPEQMDMVTFRENTEDVYAGIEWEAGTDEVQQVKEFVEEEMGADDVIHDGPVGIGVKPITEFGTKRLVREAIDYALENDRDSVTLVHKGNIMKFTEGQFRDWGYEVAEEEYGDEVITEDTLWEEQDGEVDDDTLVVNDRIADNMLQQLLTRTDNYDVIATMNLNGDYMSDAAGAQIGGLGIAPGGNFGEGRMLAEPVHGSAPKYEGQDKVNPTAMILSGRMMLEYMGWNDAADLVRDAVEETISSGKVTYDLERQLEDAEKLATSEFADEVVENIEKLS, from the coding sequence ATGAGCTACGACAAGATCGAGGTCCCTGACGCGGGAGCAAAGATCACGCTGAAAGAGGGGTCCGAGACTGAACTCGAGGTCCCGGACAACCCGATCATCCCGATTATCTACGGTGACGGTGTCGGGAGCGACGTCGGCCCAGCCGCACAGCAGGTGCTCGAGGCTGCTGCTGAGGCGACCGGTCGCGAGATCAACTGGATGCGTGTCTACGCGGGCGAGTCCGCTCGCGAGAAGTACGACGAGAACCTTCCAGAGGAGACTGTCGAGGCAATCAAGGAACACCGCGTCGCGATCAAGGGTCCGCTGACGACGCCCGTCGGCGCTGGCTTCCGATCGCTGAACGTCGGTCTGCGCAAACTGCTCGATCTCTACGCGAACGTCCGCCCAACGTACCACCTCGAGGGCGTTCCATCCCCCGTGAAAGAGCCGGAGCAGATGGACATGGTCACCTTCCGTGAGAACACGGAAGACGTCTACGCCGGCATCGAGTGGGAAGCCGGCACCGACGAGGTCCAGCAGGTCAAGGAGTTCGTCGAGGAGGAAATGGGCGCAGACGACGTCATCCACGACGGCCCCGTCGGCATCGGCGTCAAGCCGATCACGGAGTTCGGAACGAAACGCCTCGTCCGCGAAGCCATCGACTACGCCCTCGAGAACGACCGTGACTCCGTTACCCTCGTCCACAAGGGTAACATCATGAAGTTCACCGAAGGCCAGTTCCGTGACTGGGGCTACGAGGTCGCCGAAGAGGAGTACGGTGACGAGGTCATCACCGAGGACACCCTCTGGGAGGAACAAGACGGCGAAGTCGACGACGACACGCTCGTTGTCAACGACCGCATCGCGGACAACATGCTCCAGCAGCTCCTGACCCGAACGGACAACTACGACGTCATCGCCACCATGAACCTGAACGGCGACTACATGTCCGACGCCGCCGGCGCACAGATCGGTGGCCTCGGCATCGCCCCCGGTGGCAACTTCGGCGAAGGCCGCATGCTCGCCGAACCCGTCCACGGCTCCGCACCAAAGTACGAGGGCCAGGACAAGGTCAACCCGACCGCGATGATCCTCTCGGGCCGCATGATGCTCGAGTACATGGGCTGGAACGACGCCGCAGACCTCGTGCGCGACGCCGTCGAGGAGACGATCTCCTCGGGCAAGGTCACGTACGACTTAGAGCGCCAACTCGAGGACGCCGAGAAACTCGCCACGAGCGAGTTCGCTGACGAAGTCGTCGAAAACATCGAGAAACTCTCGTAG
- a CDS encoding FAD-binding and (Fe-S)-binding domain-containing protein, with translation MSLEPRVDPAADRRANYDYQSEDVDRPALVADLERVTDCAVRADSYSRQLYATDASAYELTPIAVAFPESTADVAAVLEYCSNRGIPVLPRGGGTSLAGQTVNHAVVLDFTRHMNDLLEIDPDGRTATVQPGTILGTLNEALAPHDLKFAPDPAWGDKSAIGGAIGNNSTGSHSLKYGKTDAYIESAEVVLADGTVTEFGEVTLEEIAERADAEGDLEGRIYAEVDRILDEESEVIEEAYPDLKRNVSGYNLDRLVAEARGNDLPGDEDTSEAGTVNLARLLAGSEGTLAIVTEATVSLESVPETKAVSLLCYSDLHEAMADVEPILEHDPAAVEVLDDVLIDLARGTAEFGPVTGMLPDGTNAVLLVEFYADDADHGREQVAGLLADRCPDVTGAGEPAADAPQPDSETLAIDALEAYDEAERAKLWKLRKSGLPILLSRTTDEKHISFIEDTAIPPAQLPEFVERFESILEVHDTYAAFYAHAGPGVLHIRPLISTKTEIGLEQLHGIADDVTDLVVDLGGSVSGEHGDGRARTQWNRKLYGERLWKTFQDLKTAFDPDWLLNPGQVVFREENPTDLREHLRFDPDYEFEAGFEPKLEWQNDNGMQGMVELCHGCGGCRGEQSTTGGVMCPTYRASREEITATRGRANALRQAMSGDLPPGEAFSDEFVEEVMGLCIGCKGCAIDCPSEVDMAKLKAEVTHEYHERNGATLRDRLFANVETLSKIGSRLAPLSNVGPKLPGARTLLEKTIGIASDRPLPTFSETTFCDWFEQRDGEAVSETRAVTPRARGGAAVAEDEATRKAIVYPDTYTNYSNPAAGKAAVRVLEAAGIHVAVPDELGDTGRPAFSKGFLEQARSTAIDNVEALAPRVAEGWDVVVIEPSDAVMFQSDYLDLLGDEATETLAGGTYGICEYIDTFRLDNEISFDESAERLTYHGHCHQKATAKDHHAVGVLRRAGYGVDPLDSGCCGMAGSFGYEAEHASMSDAIAAILYEQIDDSDGDRVVAPGASCRTQLEHQPGGKKPPTPIELVADALE, from the coding sequence ATGTCGCTCGAGCCACGCGTCGACCCGGCCGCTGATCGACGTGCGAACTACGACTATCAAAGCGAGGACGTCGACCGCCCGGCACTTGTCGCAGATCTCGAACGCGTAACAGACTGTGCAGTCCGGGCTGATTCGTACTCTCGTCAACTGTATGCAACAGATGCAAGCGCCTACGAGCTGACGCCAATCGCCGTTGCGTTCCCCGAATCGACGGCCGATGTCGCCGCCGTCCTCGAGTACTGTTCGAACCGTGGCATTCCCGTGCTCCCGCGAGGTGGCGGGACGAGTCTCGCGGGCCAGACGGTCAACCACGCCGTCGTCCTCGATTTCACGCGTCATATGAACGACCTCCTCGAGATCGATCCCGATGGCCGGACGGCAACGGTCCAGCCGGGAACGATCCTCGGGACGCTCAACGAGGCGCTTGCGCCCCACGACCTGAAGTTCGCACCCGATCCTGCCTGGGGCGACAAAAGCGCAATTGGCGGCGCAATCGGGAACAACTCGACCGGCTCACACTCGCTGAAGTACGGCAAAACGGACGCCTACATAGAGTCAGCCGAAGTCGTTCTCGCCGACGGCACCGTCACGGAGTTTGGCGAAGTCACACTCGAGGAAATCGCTGAGAGAGCCGACGCCGAGGGCGATCTCGAGGGCCGGATCTACGCCGAAGTCGACCGCATTCTCGACGAGGAGAGCGAGGTCATCGAGGAGGCCTATCCCGATCTCAAGCGAAACGTTTCGGGGTACAACCTCGACAGACTCGTCGCGGAAGCACGGGGCAACGACCTCCCCGGCGACGAGGACACTAGCGAAGCGGGCACAGTCAATCTCGCGCGGCTGTTAGCCGGCAGCGAGGGGACGCTCGCAATCGTCACCGAAGCGACCGTCTCGCTCGAGTCGGTGCCCGAAACGAAGGCCGTCTCGCTGCTTTGCTACAGCGACCTCCACGAAGCGATGGCGGACGTCGAGCCAATTCTCGAACACGACCCTGCGGCGGTCGAAGTGCTCGATGACGTATTGATCGACCTCGCGCGCGGAACCGCCGAGTTCGGCCCCGTCACTGGGATGTTGCCCGACGGCACGAACGCCGTCTTGCTCGTCGAGTTCTACGCTGACGACGCCGACCACGGCCGCGAGCAGGTCGCTGGCTTGCTCGCGGATCGCTGTCCCGACGTGACGGGCGCAGGCGAGCCTGCCGCCGACGCTCCCCAGCCGGATTCCGAGACGCTCGCAATCGATGCGCTCGAGGCCTACGACGAAGCCGAACGCGCCAAGCTCTGGAAGCTTCGTAAGTCCGGTCTCCCAATCTTGCTCTCGCGGACGACCGACGAAAAACACATTTCGTTCATCGAGGACACTGCGATTCCGCCCGCACAGCTACCGGAGTTCGTCGAGCGTTTTGAGTCAATCCTCGAGGTTCACGATACGTACGCCGCCTTCTACGCACACGCAGGACCCGGTGTCCTCCACATCCGCCCGCTAATCAGCACGAAGACCGAGATTGGCCTCGAGCAACTGCATGGAATCGCAGACGACGTGACGGATCTCGTCGTCGATCTGGGCGGGTCGGTGTCGGGCGAGCACGGCGATGGCCGAGCGCGAACCCAGTGGAATCGCAAACTCTACGGCGAGCGATTGTGGAAGACGTTTCAGGATCTCAAGACGGCGTTCGATCCCGACTGGCTCCTCAATCCCGGCCAGGTCGTCTTCCGCGAGGAGAACCCGACCGATCTGCGCGAACATCTGCGATTCGACCCCGACTACGAGTTCGAGGCCGGATTTGAGCCCAAACTCGAGTGGCAAAACGACAACGGCATGCAGGGCATGGTCGAACTCTGTCACGGCTGTGGGGGCTGTCGCGGCGAGCAATCGACTACAGGCGGCGTGATGTGTCCGACCTACCGGGCCAGCCGTGAAGAGATCACGGCGACCCGCGGCCGGGCGAACGCCCTCCGGCAGGCGATGAGCGGTGACTTACCACCCGGCGAGGCGTTCTCCGACGAGTTCGTCGAGGAGGTCATGGGCCTGTGTATCGGCTGCAAGGGCTGTGCAATCGACTGTCCAAGCGAGGTCGACATGGCGAAGCTCAAAGCCGAAGTCACCCACGAGTACCATGAGCGAAACGGCGCGACACTCCGTGATCGGCTTTTTGCAAACGTCGAAACACTCTCGAAGATTGGCTCACGGCTCGCTCCGCTGTCGAACGTCGGGCCGAAACTTCCCGGCGCGCGCACGCTACTCGAGAAGACCATCGGCATCGCTTCTGACCGGCCGTTACCGACGTTTAGCGAGACGACATTCTGTGACTGGTTCGAACAGCGAGACGGCGAAGCCGTCTCGGAAACGCGAGCGGTGACACCGCGAGCGCGCGGCGGCGCTGCCGTCGCTGAGGACGAGGCGACTCGAAAGGCCATCGTCTACCCTGACACCTACACGAACTACAGCAATCCCGCCGCCGGCAAAGCCGCCGTTCGCGTACTCGAGGCCGCAGGCATCCACGTCGCTGTCCCGGACGAACTCGGCGATACGGGCCGGCCGGCGTTCTCGAAGGGCTTTCTCGAGCAGGCCAGATCGACGGCGATTGACAACGTCGAAGCACTCGCACCGCGGGTCGCCGAGGGCTGGGATGTGGTCGTTATCGAGCCGTCGGATGCCGTCATGTTCCAGTCAGACTACCTCGATTTGCTCGGAGACGAGGCGACGGAGACGCTCGCGGGCGGCACGTATGGAATCTGCGAGTACATCGATACGTTCCGACTGGACAATGAGATTTCGTTCGACGAGTCTGCAGAGCGACTCACCTACCACGGCCACTGCCATCAGAAGGCAACCGCGAAAGATCACCACGCTGTTGGCGTCCTCCGTCGTGCGGGCTACGGCGTCGACCCGCTCGATTCGGGCTGCTGTGGCATGGCCGGCAGTTTCGGCTACGAGGCCGAACACGCCTCGATGAGCGATGCAATCGCGGCGATACTGTACGAACAGATCGACGACAGCGACGGCGACCGCGTCGTCGCACCCGGCGCGTCCTGTCGCACCCAACTCGAGCACCAGCCAGGAGGAAAGAAGCCACCGACACCGATCGAACTCGTTGCTGACGCCCTCGAGTAA